The following proteins are encoded in a genomic region of Alphaproteobacteria bacterium:
- a CDS encoding Hsp20 family protein, producing MPTALSLTPLWRTTVGFDRFNDLFQSLVEGGEQAGGYPPYNIVKTGEDHYKIAMAVAGFTERDLNITVHRDRVTVTGGLEAKEEAEQADYLYRGIATRSFERTFRLADYMKVTGAELRDGMLWIDLTREVPEEQKPRSVTINKAGSAKELNAKTADKAA from the coding sequence ATGCCAACCGCATTATCGCTGACGCCGCTATGGCGCACAACGGTGGGTTTCGACCGCTTTAACGACTTGTTCCAATCGCTCGTGGAGGGCGGAGAACAGGCGGGTGGCTATCCCCCGTACAATATCGTCAAGACCGGCGAAGACCATTACAAAATCGCCATGGCTGTCGCCGGATTCACCGAGCGCGATCTCAATATCACCGTTCACCGCGACCGGGTGACCGTCACGGGCGGATTGGAGGCGAAGGAAGAGGCCGAGCAAGCCGATTATCTTTATCGCGGCATCGCCACGCGCTCTTTCGAGCGGACGTTCCGTCTTGCCGATTACATGAAGGTAACCGGCGCGGAGCTTCGCGATGGGATGCTGTGGATCGATCTGACGCGGGAAGTTCCCGAGGAACAAAAGCCGCGTTCGGTGACCATCAATAAGGCGGGTTCCGCGAAGGAGCTGAACGCCAAGACCGCCGACAAAGCGGCGTAA
- the cysE gene encoding serine O-acetyltransferase has translation MDKIKSFSAATGGIWERLRQEAAAAATVEPALEGLLGGMIMERDSLGEALGHLLGRKLGDEAVSAAAIRELCVEALRSDPAMIDHYMRDMAASHERDPACRSWLQPFLFFKGVAALQAHRIAHWLWHQERQLMAFHIQSRCSEIFQVDIHPAALIGSGIFLDHATGTVIGETSVVGDDVSMLQSVTLGGNGKERGDRHPKIGRGVLISSGAKVLGNIRVGDEARIAAGSVVLHDVPPCVTVAGVPAKIVRVPSPEHPAECMDHSFDL, from the coding sequence ATGGATAAGATAAAAAGTTTCTCAGCCGCGACGGGCGGCATCTGGGAGCGGTTGCGCCAGGAGGCCGCCGCCGCCGCGACGGTTGAACCCGCTCTCGAAGGGTTGCTCGGCGGCATGATCATGGAGCGCGACTCTCTCGGCGAAGCGCTCGGCCATCTTCTGGGCCGCAAGCTCGGCGACGAAGCTGTTTCCGCCGCCGCCATCCGGGAACTGTGCGTCGAGGCGCTGCGATCCGATCCCGCGATGATCGATCATTATATGCGCGACATGGCGGCGAGCCACGAGCGCGATCCCGCCTGCCGCTCATGGCTGCAGCCTTTCCTGTTCTTCAAGGGCGTCGCGGCGCTGCAGGCGCATCGCATCGCGCACTGGCTGTGGCATCAGGAACGGCAGCTCATGGCGTTTCATATTCAGAGCCGCTGTTCGGAGATATTCCAGGTTGACATCCATCCCGCCGCCTTGATTGGATCGGGCATCTTCCTCGATCACGCGACGGGAACCGTGATCGGCGAGACCAGCGTGGTGGGCGACGACGTTTCGATGCTGCAATCGGTGACGCTGGGCGGCAACGGCAAGGAGCGCGGCGATCGCCATCCCAAGATCGGGCGCGGCGTGCTGATAAGTTCGGGGGCAAAAGTCCTCGGCAATATCCGCGTCGGCGACGAGGCCCGCATCGCCGCCGGATCGGTCGTCCTGCACGACGTTCCGCCCTGCGTCACGGTGGCGGGCGTTCCGGCAAAGATCGTGCGCGTACCTTCGCCCGAGCATCCAGCGGAATGCATGGATCATTCGTTTGACCTGTAA
- the cysK gene encoding cysteine synthase A — protein MKIANNVTELVGNTPLVKITRMAEGLEAEIVAKLEFYNPAHSVKDRIGVAMIDAGEQSGQISKNTVVVEPTSGNTGIALAMVCAARGYRCILTMPETMSKERRILLRAYGAELVLTPGPDGMAGAIKKAEEIAASLPNAFMPQQFNNPANPEIHRRTTAEEIWRDTDGKADILISGVGTGGTITGVGETLKARKPEFRVIAVEPDASPVLSGGAKGPHPIQGIGAGFVPAILNVKIYDEVIRVKNDDAFATARRAAREEGLLVGISSGAALWAAMTVAARRENKGKMIVVIIPSFGERYLSTALFSDLAD, from the coding sequence ATGAAAATAGCCAACAACGTCACGGAACTGGTCGGCAATACGCCGCTCGTGAAAATCACCCGCATGGCCGAGGGGCTGGAAGCCGAGATCGTCGCCAAGCTGGAATTCTATAATCCGGCGCACAGCGTCAAGGATCGCATCGGCGTCGCCATGATCGACGCCGGCGAGCAATCCGGCCAGATCAGCAAGAATACGGTGGTCGTCGAGCCGACCAGCGGCAATACCGGCATCGCGCTGGCCATGGTCTGCGCCGCGCGCGGCTATCGCTGCATCCTGACCATGCCCGAAACCATGAGCAAGGAGCGCCGTATCCTGCTGCGCGCCTATGGCGCGGAACTGGTGCTGACGCCCGGCCCCGACGGCATGGCGGGCGCGATCAAGAAGGCCGAGGAAATCGCCGCCTCGCTTCCCAACGCCTTCATGCCGCAGCAATTCAACAATCCCGCCAATCCCGAAATTCACCGCCGCACCACGGCGGAGGAAATCTGGCGCGACACCGACGGCAAGGCCGACATCCTGATATCCGGCGTCGGCACCGGCGGCACCATCACCGGAGTCGGCGAAACCCTGAAGGCGCGCAAGCCGGAGTTCCGCGTCATCGCCGTCGAGCCTGACGCCTCGCCGGTGCTGTCGGGCGGCGCGAAAGGCCCGCACCCGATCCAGGGCATCGGCGCGGGCTTCGTCCCGGCGATCCTGAACGTGAAAATCTATGATGAAGTCATCCGCGTGAAGAACGATGACGCCTTCGCCACCGCGCGGCGCGCGGCGCGCGAAGAGGGCCTGCTCGTCGGCATATCCTCAGGCGCGGCGCTATGGGCGGCGATGACGGTCGCGGCGCGGCGCGAGAACAAGGGTAAGATGATCGTCGTTATCATCCCCTCATTCGGCGAGCGCTATCTCTCTACGGCTCTTTTTTCTGATCTGGCGGATTGA